DNA from Rhinoderma darwinii isolate aRhiDar2 chromosome 6, aRhiDar2.hap1, whole genome shotgun sequence:
ggtggaaacattatgttttgggggtgtttctctgctaagggcacaggactacttcaccgcaacaatgggagaatggatggagccatgtaccgtcaaatccagagtgacaacctccttccctccaccaggacattaaaaatggctcgtggctgggtcttccagcacgacaatgacccgaaacatacagccaaggcaacaaaggagtggctcaaaaagaagcacattaaggtcatggagtggcctagccagtctccagaccttaatcccatcgaaaacttatggagggagctgaagatccgagttgccaagcgacagcctcaaaatcgtaatgatttacagatgatctgcaaagaggagtgggccaaaattccatctaacatgtgtgcaaacctcatcatcaactacaaaaaacgtctgactgctgtgctggccaacaagggttttgccaccaagtattaagtcttgtttgccaaagggatcaaatacttatttctctgtgcacaatgcaaataaatatatataattttgacaatgtgattttctgttttttaaaaaaaatataatctatctctcactagtaaaattaacctagcctaaaaattctagactgttcatgtctttgacggtgggcaaacttacaaaatcagcaagggatcaaatacttatttccttcacttttCCTCTTATTGGGCTCCCCATATCTCCAGTCCTTCTCCCGTTATTTTGTTTAACTCTAGTGCTCCTACTATTAATACTACAGTTATATGACACTGGCCCTCCTCCTAATAATGTAATCCTATTATGGATTATGTACTGAGTTGTAATCTTATAGTCTATTATTTTTTATCTTCAAAATCCTGTACATAAATGGTTAATACAGCGTGTTGATTTCGAAACATGAAAAATAATATTAATGTACCTTTTATACGAGGTACAGCTTTGCATAACCAGATAGTCTCACGTTGCATATGTTTGGCATTGTTGCCATTCCATTTGCTGAGTGGGTACAATAATTGCGGTGACAGAGTATAGTAATTATGTAAATACCCGTGTGAATACGCTAAGTAATGAATCAGTAATATTAGTACATGTATACACATGCCAATGTATCTATCCAAGAAGCAAGGAGACCATTATATTCTTATTACAAAAAGCATTGACTTAAATGTTATGTATCCATGAAGTAACATTCTTGGGGTGGAAGTTTACTCACTGGTAATGCTCAGTTTTTTctgtattaaatatttatttaataaatgtattgacTACTCTGCAACATGTTgaaattccctgcagcaccactgcAGGAGAACTGAGGTATTACACATTTCCTAAttaaatcaataggctgtccatataatccatggatgtgttgggtcctccagagtgacagatgctctttgtagctgttCTTAGCTTTGGCTTATAGATGAGTTTCCCCCCAATTAATTTTCtagtagggtatttgaaaatgtgttttctaaaccagacaacatagtaaaagggattgtccaataaAGGACATTCCTGCGGATagaagttagaggtccagcacacgatatgatgtgaaaaaatacaaaactgtttatttaagtcaaaattaaaaaatctagtgagagaacgcctacgcgtttcgaacttttcagttcttaatcagctatgattaagaactgaaaagttcaaaacgcgtaggcgctctctcccgggattttttaatttcttgttttaattttgacttaaataaacagttttgtattttttcacatcatatcgtgtgctggacctctaacttttttccttggatttctacctaaTCCCGACCTAGAtctcttgcccgtgcaccgaataatcatggaatgtggcatctttacttcgaatgagtggtcagcggaccaatttttcttgtatattttttaattcctgcggataggtgataagtttctGATGGCTtgtacccccactgatcacaagatAGTGGGTCCCGAGCCCCCTTCCATTACTCCTCATTGCACGACCGCAGTAAGGAGTTTGTTTGGAGCAGTGGTCACACACGTGCACCCTGCCGCTCCATAAATTGTCTATGGGGCCgacagaaacagctgagtgctGTACTCAAGCTATGAATTTAGATCTACCAAGTATTTATGATTACTTACCTCGAGAGAACCTACCTGTTATACCGAAGTGTCAGCCCTCCACTGGCATCAGATGAAATGTAATGTAACATGGGTTCTATGTAAGAGACTAATATTGGCCATACTAGTCATATGTATAAGATAGTTGCTGGTTAATTCTGGCGCCACCTATGTCAGGGAAAACCTAAAGATCAGATGAGTTAAAATCCAACCTATTCCAATTTGCCCCAAGAGCAGATGTTAAAGGAACAGCTGGGCTGTCTCCATAGACACGAAATTGTTGTTCAATCCTGTTGAAATTACAAGAGCCCCCAACAAAAATCTCATGTCTATGTGCAGCTTTAGGCTCATCCCTAGGAGCAGCAGAAGCCGACAGAATGCTTTTCCGGAGCTGCACAATTTGTTGTAGTGTCCATATAGTCACCCTTTTTCACAGATGATGTTGGTACAGAATGTTTTTTGTAGAAGGGTTAACTAAATAATCACTGAATAGCATCTTCTATAATAATTTCAtgattatatcagtttgatgcttTTTTTGTCGCAATGCAATTTcattttgattgtttttttttgtctgatcagAAATGCTACGTTTGGTGATTGCACTGGCGCTCACTGCGTGCACCGGGTCCGCTTTAAAAATTGGAGCATTTAATATTCAGTCTTTTGGAGACTCTAAAATGAATAATCCTGAGGTTTGCGCAATCATAATGAAGGTAAAGTACCCTCACGTTTAGCTGGGGATTCATCCTACCGACCCCCCTTCTCCAAGTATTACTGGGGGTCTCACAATAAGAGGCAGCCATTTCAGCATTAGTGAATAGGCCGGTCTACGGTGGGTGCCATAACTACACCTACTGCAACCCTTCTCTTTGAAATATAAAATATTCACTTGGGGCAATCTGAAATTTGGAGGAGAATGGGGACAAGTGATGGTAGCAGGGAGTATTCATAAAGTGTCGATGCAGTGATTTTCTTTCACTTATTCGATTATCGGATCACATGTGACAGAGACAGCATTTTGAAGCAAATAAGTAAATTGAGGCAATTGAGAGACCCCAGAATTAAAGCCTGTGTTCACCTCGCTCTTATAACACAGATAGAACCAACTTACAATCTTTCCTTTATGTTTCTTTGGTTTTTATCATGAAGCTTCACTATTCTTTGTACTTTGCTCTCATGCTTTCTAAGATCCTAATACAAACAGACCTTCCTGTGACTACTACAATACACGTAGCTACTTGTAGGGGAATGGTGGTCAACCAGACAGGAAGTAAGTGGTTGCTAGGTAACCTAAACTCACACCTCTAGAGAATACTCTAAAAATAATTAAACAAAGATTCTACAAAGGTATTTCAAGCAAATTAAACTATGAACGGAGATAGACTTTAATTTGAATTAATTTTTCAATTAGGCAATTGCAAGTGGTTGGTCGTATGTCTGTCCTTGTTAATGATTTTCAGTAACTTCTATCCATGTTTTCAGATATTGCACCGCTACGACATAGTTCTGATACAGGAAGTCCGAGACGCGGACCTCAGTGCAGTAAAAACAATGATGACAGAACTGAACAGGTTAGACGTTTGTTACTATCTCTGAGCCTGGTTATGAGAGCCTTATATTATCTGCCTCATGCACCTGTGTGGGTAATACATTATCAGGACAGTTTTTTTAGCCCCTGTCTTCAAACAATAATGTTTTCATTCACttgaagcaagcagagatcttgaaaatggtaaggtattgaaacaaagtatattacaaagctgTATACCTTTTCCTAAGGGTAAGGACACACATAGCGGCCACTATGCGGCTGAGGTGCAGCCATGATGCGGACGAACACCAAGCTGAAATCGGCacatttttaaatatttgttAATGTCCACTCATTATTTGCAGGTAAACAGGGAAtattaaaaaacatttgaaaacgGTGCCAATTCGCAGTAAACCCAAATGCTGGCTTGGTGTGTGTGTGCACCATGGACACACCTTGGCCACATAGTGGTCGCCACTCGTCTCCGTACCCTTATACATATAATAAGCTTATAGGCCCAATACTTGCAGCCCTTCCGATTCAGCGTCCCCATGACAACATTTCCTGCTCTGGCAGATCAGCATTGCCATTCAAGTCACCTTTCACATGAACTAGTACTATTCAGACTAGTTAGTAATGTCCTTTAAGCAAAAGAATTAcatataatgatgtcatatataaTTATTCAATGCTAGCCTATTGTTCTTTTTCAGCGAGGGGTCAGAACCGATCTATTCCTACGTGGTCAGCGACACTCTCGGAAGAGACACTTATAAAGAGCGTTACCTGTTTGTTTACAGGTGAGATTCCTCTGTGTAAATTTACCTGTGGTTATAAACTTTGtcctatatatagcacacaaaaaataataatgatcaaCATAAGAGTCATTTTCCTTATTCTTAAAGAACTCCTTAATTTACAATATCTTGTTAATGTAATGTTTAGACTATAAACCGACCAGTCTCTTGGGCCTCTGGTATTAGGCTATGCCTGCATACCTCCCAAATGTCCCTCTTTTGGATGGTCAGTCCCTACTTTTGACCTAAGTCCTTCTTTgcaccttaaagaggacctgtcattagGTCACatgagttgaactggttaactgacctgaatagcgctgtctccctgattccagcgctgtttttttttcctgcaccccctgttccagagatacgGCCCCCTGTTGTCTTgtctccctctatgctaattacatccgtaattacagatggatTCTACGGTCGGTGGCATGGAGTGTGAaccaccctcaagctgcctctcgctgattggtcagcatcagatgcagggaagctagctccacccctttGGATAACTACAGCAAATTTGCATACAGGAAGCTAACAAAACAGTGGTCCATATCTCTGGTTTGGGGGgtccagagaaaaaaaaaaagcgatgtAATCAGGGGGATAGTGCTATTCACGTGAGTTAACCAgtttaacttatatgacctagtgccaggtcctctttaaatgtccCTCTTTTTGACCTGGGAGATAGATTTACATGAATAACCTTACTTTCTTTCACCCAATGACCAGAAGTGTCTTCCTTTGACCATCCAAAAGATTGGGAAGTATGTGCCAAGTAATAATTGGCACCGTTTTGCCTGCCTATGATAAATACAGCTTTGGACAATACTCATCAAAACGTTAATAATAATTTGCAACTTATTTTCTAAACATGGAACATTAAGAATTGATATAATTTCAAAAACAATATCTAGAAATCTTCCTTTGTTGCGTATGAAGGCCAGAACTTGGCAGAAGTAATATAATGATCATTTATGTCATTTGAGGTGGATCAGTTATTCATCTGTTCCtcaaaaagcattaaaaaaaaagatgcaaaagttTACAACTCAAAAGTCACCAAGCTCCCTGTTGTAACTTTTTTAGTGATAGTTGTAGTTATGATTATATGACTTATTGAATTACTGATACATATCTTTGTATTAACTTTGTTTTTGTAATAGTTCTTTAAACCCTATCCCAGTGTTTGAGTTGGCATTTATCCCAGAACATAATGACAAGACGACAGTCTGCTGAGCCTGGCATAATGTTCACGCTATGTACGAGATCTGCACAGTCAGAATAGTGACATGTATCTAGGAAGGTGCGTAGATCATACGGGTTTATCTATGGAGTGAGTGAGTCAGGGAAAATTAAAAGACTTGTCCACCTTGAACAATTCCTGTTTCGAAAGGTCGCCTGTTGATAAGTTGATCACAGGATGGCCCACCAGAAATCAGCTGAGATCTGTGGGGAAGTCTGGCAGCAAGTGCTCTATTTTtctgcagcgccgccacaggaCAAATTACGTATTACATAGtacctattgaaatgaatgagctgtctatgtaatgtatggacatgCCGTGTCCTCCAgggtgagagacactctttgtagccactctgagATGAGTGTCCTGAACGGGAGACCCCCTTGTGAGGTGAATGGCTAGCAGCTAAGGGTTCTATCAACATCAGAATCAAAAGGGTCCCCAGTGCTGTAATTCAATGGTAAAATGGACGTAAATACACCGCTACCTCTCCATTATTTTGGATAGTGACTTACCTGTATTTTTCCCAACTATACTGCCACAGGAATGACAAGGTGAATGTGTACGACAGCTACCATTACCATGATCACAACATGTACAGTGGAGAAGACACCTTCAGCAGAGAACCATTTGTGGTCACGTTCAATGCTCCCGGGACAGGTCAGAACTATATGGCCAATACATTTATAATACTTTATATTAAAGAATAAGTCTTCCTAATAAATACTGGTGAAGTGAACTTCCACTTTTTAAGGTTGTTACAATACGGTGAAATATTCTATAGTATAACATTATTGATTTTGTTGCATAGTCATTCAAGATTTTGTGCTGGTCCCATTGCATGCTGCACCTAAAGATGCCGTTCGGGAGATAGATGCATTATATGATGTCTATGTGGACGTATGTGAGAAATGCAATAGTGATGTAAGTATTGTAATGTGGATAAAGAGCATTGTGGCTGTACTGTGAAGCTTTACGGAGCACCGGTGCAGAGAGAGTCAAGAACAGCGCCACTCTGGTCCATTGGCTGcttctggtattgcagtattcacTTGGTGGGGATGAGTTGTTATAccaagacaagagtggcgctgtttctgggaaaaaagtAGACCATTTTGTATAATCTCAGACATCGGTTTTAACTGTTTTTATTCTTATAGAACATTATCTTCTTGGGAGATTTCAATGCTGACTGCAGCTACGTCACTAAGTCTGACTGGGGCAGCATTCGTATACACACCAGCGAGGATTTCACATGGCTCATAGCACATGATGTCGACACCACAGTGGGAAAAACTAACTGTGCATATGACAGGTAACTGCAAGAATACAAAGTCACAGTCACAGGttcttctaataataataataaaaataataattataataaatggAATATAAAGGAGCAAACACAGCACATTGTATGTAATGAACCCACATAAGAGTTGTAGCTGCGCCTTCCTCCAGCCAGGGGAACATTCAGTCAGCTGAAACAGTCCGGTCTCTAAATACACTGGACAAGGCAGAATAGCTTGTTGGCACCCACAGGCTGTGCCCAGTAGGACCTacccacacgaccgtgcccgtaatcatggtccgACAGCGGATAGCCAGCCGCATttgcaagccgtgctcccatataaagtatgggagcacagttcgtaaaaagcaaaaaatagaacaCGTTCTATCATTTGCGGAGTCTTTCTAcggcaaggacaccttcccgtaaatatacgaggTGTCAATGGGCAATAGaggtgggtccgtaattacagatggatTCTACGGTCGGGGGAATGGGGTCTTAGTCTTTCTTCATCCGACGGTATTGGTCTCATTTCATAGTATCACATCTGCTAATACTACCTGGTGTAATACTGTGGGCAGTCAGTGGTGCTCAGAGGCGATTTGCACAGGACGACTATAGTGTAAAATTTCGTAATATCCACTAAAAGTTTGCAAccattggccagtgtaaacatGTGCAGCGATTGCACGATCAGCTGGTTTGTCTTTGATCAAATCTTTTATGATGGCCTAAAAGTTATTGCTGGTCGGAGGTACATCCCCCGAGATTTCTGCTAGTGGTTAGTAGACAAGACAGGAGGTGTAGAAATTTGGCCAAGGTGTGGTAAATGCCCAAAAAATATTCCAAAAAAGTTACGGTTACATATAAATGCATGTCTTTCGATCATTAACGACTTGCTATATCGTCGTTTGAGTCTTTTTTACAAATGTATCTTCACGTGTAAAAGGACGCTTACCTATTGCTTGAATGTGAATTACAATTAGGTGGAAATACTCTTTGAGGTTTCTTGAGGAGAACTAATCTGTCCCCCAATATGTTTTTGAAACTGGCTTGGTTACCCATAACACACAGTGCTGCTTTCCTTTTTCCTCCttgaaggggtttgcccatcagagacatttatggcatatccatgggatatgccataagggtatgttcacacacactaattacgaacgtaattcgggcgtttttgccccaaattacgtccgaaaaatgcacctctatagcgttgacaaacatctgcccattgaaagcaatgggctgacgtttgtctgttcacacgaggcgtatatttacgcgccgctgtcaaatgacgacgcgtaaatagacgcccacgtcaaagaagtgacctgtcacttctttgggcgtaattggagccgttattcattgactccaatgaaaagcagcgccaattacgtccgtaatggacgcggcgttcaggcgcctgcacatgccgttacggctgaaattacggggatgttttctcctgaaaacatctccgtaatttcagccgttacggacgctgtcgtgtgaacataccctaaatgtcatagatgcgggtcccacctctggaacccacacctatctctagaacggggccccctaaaccccgttctacattTCTCTGTTCCCGCTGCCTCTCGGGCCACTTCATAAATACATGCTCGGAAATTACGAAGTGAAAGGTGGaactagggggccccgttctagagagaggtgggacccgcgtcctgtggctatgccataaatgtccatgatggacaaacccctttaagttttgatGGGTTGCAATGGGCAAATAAGGCCAGTTTTTCTTGCTCGACAGTTTAAATAAATGAGTAACTGTATTCACACCTCCGGCCTTCTTGTGTCCGAAATCTATTCATCGATTTTCCTTTTCAGAATTGTCATCAGTGGTGCAGACCtgcataa
Protein-coding regions in this window:
- the DNASE1 gene encoding deoxyribonuclease-1: MLRLVIALALTACTGSALKIGAFNIQSFGDSKMNNPEVCAIIMKILHRYDIVLIQEVRDADLSAVKTMMTELNSEGSEPIYSYVVSDTLGRDTYKERYLFVYRNDKVNVYDSYHYHDHNMYSGEDTFSREPFVVTFNAPGTVIQDFVLVPLHAAPKDAVREIDALYDVYVDVCEKCNSDNIIFLGDFNADCSYVTKSDWGSIRIHTSEDFTWLIAHDVDTTVGKTNCAYDRIVISGADLHNAIVPDSATVFNFQKQYKLTQEQALAVSDHYPVELELMTA